From a region of the Tateyamaria omphalii genome:
- a CDS encoding PLP-dependent aminotransferase family protein, whose protein sequence is MNTIWSPELLDGQGPKYKAVMQVIRQRISDHDLTPGDKLPPVRDLAWSLGITPGTVARAYTMLTDDGTLMAEVGRGTFVAQPDEKGPLYADVPIEVDSTTHNSEAQTWNVNLFSPHLPSVGQATLIRRLLAEVAQDPPSGMMHYPTRAGGGPARTAAAAWLAGAPIGSFGPDDIVLANGGQNAILLVFQALLKGRRPAILVEDLAYPGFRRAAELLRADVIPVEMDSQGVIPEALDAAAKAHDAQIFCTSPEVHNPTCGFTPAYRREALAEVAKRQDLQILEDDCYRLGQAQAPSYRMIVPERTWYISSISKSITPSLRLGIAVTPKGRANVLRRTAEYSFFGLATPMTDLFASLLVHRDLPGLMADARQGIGTYVQRAVNILGGYDIIWRKDVPFLWLHLPEGWRAGAFVQAAAQHGVGIRAAEDYACRDARTPHAVRIAINAGVSLQSFEAAIERLRDLLDNPPDQIGV, encoded by the coding sequence ATGAATACAATTTGGTCGCCAGAACTGCTGGACGGGCAGGGACCGAAGTACAAGGCCGTGATGCAGGTGATCCGCCAGCGCATCTCGGATCACGATCTGACGCCGGGGGACAAGCTGCCACCGGTGCGCGACCTCGCCTGGAGCTTGGGCATTACACCGGGCACCGTCGCGCGCGCCTATACCATGCTGACCGATGACGGCACGTTGATGGCCGAAGTCGGGCGTGGAACCTTTGTTGCGCAACCCGATGAAAAGGGGCCGCTTTACGCTGATGTCCCGATTGAAGTGGACAGCACCACGCACAATTCCGAAGCGCAAACCTGGAACGTAAACCTATTCTCGCCGCACCTGCCGAGTGTTGGCCAGGCGACGCTGATCCGCAGGCTTCTGGCGGAGGTGGCCCAAGATCCGCCATCCGGCATGATGCACTATCCGACCCGCGCGGGCGGCGGGCCCGCACGCACGGCGGCGGCGGCATGGCTTGCGGGTGCACCGATTGGATCGTTCGGGCCCGACGACATCGTGCTGGCCAATGGCGGGCAAAACGCGATTCTGTTGGTGTTTCAAGCGCTTCTAAAGGGGCGGCGACCAGCAATTCTTGTCGAGGATCTGGCGTACCCAGGTTTTCGACGGGCGGCAGAGCTGCTGCGCGCTGATGTCATTCCGGTCGAGATGGACAGCCAGGGTGTCATTCCCGAAGCGTTGGACGCCGCGGCCAAGGCGCATGATGCGCAAATCTTCTGCACGTCACCGGAAGTACACAACCCGACCTGCGGGTTTACCCCGGCTTATCGGCGCGAAGCGCTGGCGGAAGTGGCGAAACGGCAGGACCTGCAGATCCTTGAAGACGATTGTTACAGGTTGGGACAGGCGCAGGCCCCCAGCTACCGGATGATTGTACCAGAGCGCACTTGGTACATTTCCTCGATCTCCAAATCCATCACGCCGTCGCTGCGGCTTGGCATTGCGGTGACGCCAAAGGGGCGGGCCAATGTGCTTCGACGGACGGCGGAGTATTCATTCTTTGGCCTTGCCACGCCCATGACGGACCTTTTTGCATCGCTTCTTGTGCACCGCGACCTGCCCGGGCTGATGGCAGATGCGCGCCAGGGGATCGGCACCTATGTCCAGCGGGCGGTCAACATCCTAGGCGGCTACGACATCATCTGGCGCAAGGATGTGCCGTTCCTGTGGTTGCATCTGCCCGAAGGGTGGCGGGCAGGCGCCTTTGTGCAAGCCGCCGCGCAACACGGTGTCGGGATTCGTGCGGCCGAGGATTACGCCTGCCGTGATGCGCGCACCCCGCACGCCGTGCGCATTGCGATCAACGCGGGCGTCAGTCTTCAATCCTTTGAGGCGGCCATCGAACGTCTGCGTGATTTGCTGGACAACCCGCCCGACCAGATCGGTGTTTAG
- a CDS encoding DUF1127 domain-containing protein, translating to MTHHMQTPASHLAYLTAQNRIPAASVLALHVAVMLSKWAMRRRTRLSLRTLDPHILRDIGLTQAEADFEARRVFWRM from the coding sequence ATGACACATCACATGCAAACGCCCGCTTCGCACTTGGCCTACCTGACTGCGCAAAACCGCATTCCAGCCGCCTCGGTCCTCGCGCTGCACGTTGCCGTGATGCTGTCAAAATGGGCCATGCGCCGCAGAACACGGTTGTCCTTGCGCACCCTGGACCCGCACATTCTGCGCGACATCGGGCTGACACAAGCCGAGGCTGACTTTGAAGCGCGGCGTGTGTTCTGGCGGATGTGA
- a CDS encoding PaaI family thioesterase, whose protein sequence is MAVVMTASEMNAFLQKVFLEVAGEFHVEEVTEEGVVLRLLVSDRHLRPGGTVSGPAMFGLADVTAYMVTLAHIGPRALAVTTNCSIDFMRKPRAGVDLIAHGRLLKLGKQLSVTDALLFSEGDEKPVARASLTYAIPPQGVDLPS, encoded by the coding sequence ATGGCCGTTGTGATGACCGCGTCTGAAATGAACGCGTTTCTGCAAAAGGTGTTTTTGGAAGTCGCCGGAGAGTTTCATGTCGAAGAGGTGACGGAAGAGGGGGTCGTGTTGCGCCTTTTGGTGTCCGACCGGCATTTGCGACCGGGTGGCACAGTTTCCGGTCCGGCGATGTTCGGGCTGGCGGACGTGACCGCCTATATGGTGACGCTCGCGCATATTGGGCCGCGCGCGCTGGCCGTGACGACCAATTGTTCCATCGACTTCATGCGCAAACCACGGGCTGGTGTTGATCTGATCGCACACGGGCGGTTGCTGAAACTGGGCAAGCAATTGTCGGTGACGGACGCGCTGCTGTTCTCGGAAGGGGACGAAAAACCCGTTGCCCGCGCCAGCCTGACATACGCCATTCCGCCGCAGGGCGTTGATCTTCCATCATAA
- a CDS encoding enoyl-CoA hydratase yields MAILEREVTGAVAHLRLNAPDRLNALSDEMIAELHGALDDVASDSTVRAVILSGVGKAFCAGHDLKQMTAGRQAADGGAAYFKDLFDRCAAMMARVQSMPQPVIAQVHGIATAAGCQLVATCDLAVAAHGTRFGVNGVNIGLFCSTPMVALSRNIPRKQAFEMLTTGDFIEADRAVELGLVNHAVPQHDLASTAEDLANRIASKLGSAVKIGKHAFYEQLQMPVAQAYAYTGEVMVTNMLNPDTAEGIDAFIEKRPPDWSQ; encoded by the coding sequence ATGGCAATTCTGGAACGTGAGGTCACGGGGGCGGTGGCGCACCTGCGCTTGAACGCGCCGGATCGGTTGAATGCGCTGTCGGATGAAATGATCGCGGAACTGCATGGCGCCCTTGATGACGTAGCCAGTGACAGCACAGTCCGGGCGGTCATCCTATCCGGTGTGGGCAAGGCGTTTTGCGCGGGCCACGATCTGAAGCAGATGACCGCGGGACGGCAGGCTGCAGATGGCGGCGCCGCTTATTTCAAGGATTTGTTCGACCGCTGTGCCGCGATGATGGCGCGGGTGCAATCCATGCCGCAGCCGGTCATCGCACAGGTGCATGGCATCGCGACCGCGGCAGGCTGCCAATTGGTCGCCACATGCGATCTGGCCGTGGCCGCACATGGCACACGCTTCGGCGTCAATGGCGTGAACATTGGCCTCTTTTGCTCGACCCCAATGGTCGCGCTCAGCCGCAACATTCCGCGCAAACAGGCCTTCGAAATGTTAACAACCGGTGACTTCATCGAAGCGGACCGGGCCGTCGAACTGGGCCTTGTTAACCATGCAGTGCCACAGCACGATCTGGCCAGCACCGCGGAAGACTTGGCCAATCGCATTGCGTCCAAGCTGGGCAGCGCGGTCAAGATCGGCAAGCACGCGTTCTATGAACAGTTGCAGATGCCAGTGGCCCAAGCCTATGCCTATACGGGTGAAGTGATGGTCACAAATATGCTGAACCCCGACACAGCCGAAGGTATCGACGCCTTTATCGAAAAACGCCCACCCGATTGGTCACAATAG
- the trmFO gene encoding methylenetetrahydrofolate--tRNA-(uracil(54)-C(5))-methyltransferase (FADH(2)-oxidizing) TrmFO: MAEKLHIVGGGMAGSEAAWQAGNMGVQVVIHEMRPKVGTFAHQTGLLGEMVCSNSFRSDDSEQNAVGLLHWEMRQANGLIMQTADKHRLPAGGALAVDRDPFAQSVTDALIKHPNIAVEYGEITALPESGQWIIATGPLTSSALGAAIANETGAEALAFFDAIAPIVYFDSINMEKAWMQSRYDKGETEEERTAYLNCPMDKAQYEAFIDTLLAADKTEFHEGQTAGYFDGCLPIEVMAERGRETLRHGPMKPVGLTNPHQPDVKPYAVVQLRRDNKLGTLYNIVGFQTKMKYGAQTDVFKLIPGLEDARFARLGGIHRNTFLNAPTLLTADMRLKSRPNIRFAGQITGVEGYVESAAMGLLAGRAAAVEILGGALDMPPHTTAMGALITHITGGAEAKTFQPMNVNFGLFPPVEGLRGGRRGRKDRYKAYTDRAKADWLTWLAPQAAAA, from the coding sequence ATGGCAGAAAAACTTCATATCGTGGGCGGCGGCATGGCCGGGTCCGAGGCCGCGTGGCAGGCCGGAAATATGGGCGTGCAGGTGGTGATCCACGAGATGCGGCCGAAGGTCGGCACATTCGCGCATCAGACCGGTCTGCTGGGCGAGATGGTGTGTTCAAACTCGTTCCGCTCGGATGACAGCGAACAGAACGCCGTCGGCCTCTTGCACTGGGAAATGCGGCAGGCCAACGGGCTGATCATGCAGACCGCGGACAAGCACCGCCTGCCCGCAGGTGGAGCACTGGCCGTAGACCGCGACCCATTTGCCCAATCTGTGACCGATGCGCTGATAAAGCACCCGAACATCGCTGTGGAATATGGTGAAATCACCGCTTTGCCCGAGAGTGGCCAGTGGATCATTGCGACCGGCCCTTTGACGTCGTCCGCACTGGGGGCGGCCATCGCCAACGAGACCGGAGCCGAAGCGCTCGCCTTTTTCGACGCCATCGCACCCATCGTCTATTTCGACTCAATCAATATGGAAAAGGCTTGGATGCAGTCCCGCTATGACAAGGGCGAGACGGAAGAAGAGCGCACGGCCTACCTCAACTGCCCGATGGACAAGGCGCAATACGAGGCGTTTATCGACACCCTTCTGGCCGCTGACAAAACCGAATTTCACGAGGGTCAGACCGCAGGCTATTTCGACGGCTGTTTGCCCATCGAGGTCATGGCCGAGCGCGGCCGCGAAACCCTACGCCACGGTCCGATGAAACCCGTTGGCCTGACCAATCCGCATCAACCGGATGTGAAACCGTACGCTGTCGTCCAGTTGCGCCGCGACAATAAGCTGGGCACGCTTTACAATATTGTCGGCTTTCAGACCAAGATGAAGTACGGCGCGCAAACCGATGTTTTTAAATTAATTCCCGGTCTCGAGGATGCGCGCTTTGCCCGGCTTGGCGGCATTCACCGCAATACGTTCCTGAATGCGCCAACTTTGCTGACGGCTGACATGCGCCTGAAATCGCGCCCCAATATCCGCTTTGCAGGGCAGATCACCGGGGTCGAGGGGTATGTGGAATCCGCCGCCATGGGCCTCTTGGCAGGACGCGCAGCAGCCGTCGAAATCCTGGGCGGCGCGCTGGACATGCCACCGCACACCACGGCCATGGGCGCGCTGATCACCCACATCACGGGCGGCGCCGAGGCAAAGACCTTTCAGCCGATGAACGTGAACTTCGGCCTGTTTCCCCCGGTCGAAGGACTGCGCGGCGGACGCCGCGGGCGCAAGGACCGCTACAAGGCTTATACGGACCGGGCAAAGGCCGATTGGCTCACATGGCTGGCCCCGCAGGCTGCTGCGGCCTAG
- a CDS encoding class I SAM-dependent DNA methyltransferase, with translation MTGFLDKAYSARNAASTRSLYDDWAASYDAEVRQNGYATPARCAEALKAHVDDLSAPILDFGCGTGLSGLALKLAGFEVIDGVDLSSEMLDGARTKGVYRTLDRIEAGGALPRNGYTAMAAIGVIGAGAAPIDVLHLLMRALPRSGKLVFSFNDHALEDPANEGGIAEWTDCGAAQLLFKEHGDHLPGIGLESNVYVIEKK, from the coding sequence ATGACTGGATTTCTGGACAAGGCCTACAGCGCGCGCAACGCTGCCTCCACCCGTTCGCTCTACGACGATTGGGCGGCAAGCTATGACGCGGAAGTGCGCCAAAACGGCTACGCCACACCCGCTCGCTGTGCTGAAGCACTCAAAGCGCATGTGGACGATCTGTCCGCTCCCATACTGGATTTCGGCTGCGGCACCGGGCTGTCGGGCCTTGCGCTGAAACTCGCAGGCTTTGAGGTGATCGACGGGGTCGACCTGTCCAGCGAAATGCTGGACGGCGCGCGGACCAAGGGCGTGTACCGCACACTGGACCGGATCGAGGCGGGCGGTGCTTTGCCGCGCAATGGCTACACCGCCATGGCCGCCATCGGCGTGATTGGCGCAGGCGCTGCCCCTATCGACGTGCTACATCTGTTGATGCGGGCGCTGCCGCGCTCGGGCAAGCTGGTATTTTCGTTCAACGATCACGCGCTCGAAGACCCTGCGAACGAAGGTGGTATCGCCGAATGGACCGATTGTGGTGCCGCGCAACTCCTGTTCAAGGAACATGGCGACCACCTGCCCGGAATCGGACTGGAGTCCAACGTCTATGTCATCGAAAAGAAATGA